A window from Toxoplasma gondii ME49 chromosome IX, whole genome shotgun sequence encodes these proteins:
- a CDS encoding hypothetical protein (encoded by transcript TGME49_288060~Signal peptide predicted by SignalP 2.0 HMM (probability 0.809) with cleavage site probability 0.447 at residue 37): MLRRIEPAQRSAPTPARSLFLLLFCLVSSFLFPPISPDLSSSSTGQWRLTEEQLSVHSFTSALAVSRKRDFSGSRHDLSFCPYGGLSDYSLSPKPSREKSTAVSWTFSPVKFERCRFSFVNATGLGVTSPWCPPSLPETERIPSCFVPLSSSSSSLTHSDVSASHPLSSSVSSVSSVSLPSACSRLLFAALCPLLCSPFWPSRASTHWRMQRRRKSTLSPVAFLSTPGSLEFLRRLPSPSSSPLYSTSKSAPRSRLFFLPISLPLAAAPTNRPAGDPAVRASFPGVHAPRETGSPAASSRLHARHCPEGGETAWPASAAPPPGIRAPRWTVDTEGNFKILEQHGPPQDQRLVGWEDVLVEERRSWNATGKTEEQILRGEKTLTFAEKFQQRIFEARKIPHFQFVHHQPRGRPALWIVRPKQGAYCELMKDDNPRVHSLVSRIRRRFDRNALDIFNITLTADMPLCEVFFIGPIPELGRIFYARGGTLQYRVRPRFRTRCPTLAKDERLVQKYGGDGCPGLFPEWDEDGIIEELEECLNPPPPESESYPANLEWDNLAAFTPENAEERPHWYTHVHWPTRVAVQRAFEAGIADFREVIEKEYEQMLAEDRQRARRIRHQQDEEDRIRRGESHARN, encoded by the exons ATGTTAAGACGCATAGAACCTGCACAGCGTTCTGCGCCCACACCTGCGCggtcgctctttctccttcttttctgtctcgtttcttcttttttgttTCCGCCAATTTCTCCAGATCTCTCATCCTCTTCGACGGGTCAATGGCGGCTCACGGAGGagcagctgtctgtacactcctTCACGTCTGCTCTCGCCGTGTCGAGGAAACGTGACTTCTCGGGAAGCAGACATGACCTTTCTTTTTGCCCCTATGGAGGTTTGAGCGACTACTCGCTTTCTCCGAAGCCAAGTCGAGAGAAATCCACTGCTGTTTCCTGGACTTTCTCGCCTGTTAAATTCGAAAGAtgtcgcttctcctttgtcAATGCTACAGGCCTCGGAGTCACTTCTCCCTGGTGTCCTCCTTCCCTTCCCGAAACCGAACGCATCCCGAGCTGCtttgttcctctttcttcttcgtcttcttcactgacTCACTCTGACGTTTCAGCTTCTcatcccctttcttcttctgtctcttctgtctcttctgtctcccttccttccgcttgctctcgccttctcttcgctgcgcTGTGCCCactcctctgctctcctttttGGCCCTCGAGAGCGTCAACGCactggcgcatgcaacgaagACGCAAGTCGACTCTCTCGCCggtcgcgtttctttccacgCCTGGCTCTCTTGAATTTCTCCGTCGCTtgccgtctccgtcttcttctcctttgtaCTCCACTTCTAAGAGCGCTCCGAGAAGCaggctcttctttctccccatttctcttccgctcgCTGCAGCCCCCACGAACAGACCCGCGGGAGATCCGGCGGTGCGGGCGTCTTTTCCAGGTGTACATGCCCCCCGCGAAACGGGGAGTCCAGCGGCTTCCtccagactgcatgcgcgacacTGCCcggaaggcggagagacCGCCTGGCCTGCGAGCGCTGCGCCGCCGCCAGGCATTCGAGCTCCTCGCTGGACGGTCGACACAGAGGGAAATTTCAAGATTCTTGAACA ACACGGACCGCCACAAGATCAGCGCTTGGTGGGCTGGGAGGATGTGCTCGTGGAGGAACGACGGTCGTGGAATGCGAcagggaagacagaagagcagattctcagaggcgagaagacgctgaCCTTTGCAGAAAAGTTCCAACAAAGGATCTTCGAAGCTCGAAAAATCCCGCATTTCCAATTTGTTCATCACCAGCCTCGAGGGCGCCCTGCTCTCTGGATTGTCCGACCCAAACAAG GCGCGTACTGCGAGTTGATGAAGGACGACAACCCACGGGTCCACTCTCTCGTTTCCCGAATTCGCAGACGCTTCGATCGCAATGCTCTGGACATTTTCAACATCACGCTCACCGCAGACATGCCGCTTTGCGAGGTTTTCTTCATAGGTCCAATTCCTGAGCTAGGAAGGATTTTCTACGCTCGCGGCGGCACACTTCAG TATCGCGTACGGCCTCGCTTCCGAACGCGCTGTCCGACGCTGGCGAAGGACGAACGCCTTGTGCAGAAATATGGCGGAGATGGATGCCCAGGTCTCTTTCCTGAATGGGATGAAGATGGAATCATCGAGGAGCTCGAAGAGTGTCTCAACCCACCGCCTCCAGAGTCAGAG AGCTATCCTGCGAATCTCGAATGGGATAATCTCGCTGCCTTCACTCCAGAaaatgcagaggaaagaccGCACTGGTACACACATGTGCACTGGCCGACGCGGGTGGCGGTGCAGCGGGCGTTCGAGGCAGGCATCGCAGACTTTCGCGAGGTGATAGAAAAAGAGTACGAACAGATGCTCGCAGAAGACCGACAAAGAGCGAGGCGAATCCGGCACCagcaagacgaggaagaccgCATTCGACGAGGGGAGAGCCATGCTCGCAACTGA